GGATCGGGGTCGACCAGCCGGATACCACCGGTGTTCCGGGCGGGCGTTCGCGTGCGCGCATTGCGCTCGAAGGGCACCAGTCGCTGCTCCCACAGCGCGTGCACCCGAGGTGCCAGGTCCGCGGCATCGGAGTTGTTGTCCAGCAGCACATCCGCGGCCGCCCGCCGCTGGTCGTCGCTCGCCTGGGCCTTGATCCGGGCCAGCGCGTCGTCCCGGCTCACGCCCCGGAACTGCTCGAGCCGGTGTACGCGGAGGTCCTCGTCGGCCATCACGACCACGACCAGATTCATCATCGCGCCCAGGCCGTTTTCCACCAGCAGCGGAATATCCTGCACCACAACGGCATCCGCGGGGGCGGCGGCGATCAGCTCGGTGGTCCGCCGGCCGACGAGGGGATGGGTGATCGAGTTCAACGTCATCCGCGACTGCTCGTCGGCGAAGGCCACCGCCGCCAGCGCCGGGCGATTCAGGCTGCCGTCCTCGGACAGGATGCCCGCGCCGAACGCCTCGACCAGCGCCGCCAGCCCCTCGGTACCGGGTTCGACGACCTCGCGGGCGATGGCGTCGCTGTCGACCAGCACCGCCCCGCGTTCCACCAGCAGCCGCGCCACCGTCGACTTGCCCGCTCCCATGCCTCCGGTGAGACCGATACGCAACATTTCCCTAGTCTCGCATCCCGATGTCGTGCGCCCGCTCGCGCCCCGCACCGCACAGCCGATCGTGCTTAATACCCATTGGGCGAATAGTTCTCACCCCGCCGGGCCACCTATTACTCATTCCGTGACGCCTGCGATATCAATTCGCAACTTTTTCCGTGCGATACCGACCTGGAGTCGGCAACTTTCCGACACGCCGGGATTGAAGTCACGCAAAATACGCGACCCCACACTTTTGTTCCGCTAATCTTTCGCCGCAGGCGCACCAGGCCATCCGAGTCAGCGAAGGAAGTTCATTGAGCACCACAGTCATCCAGTCGGGTCGCCACCGGCTGGGTACGGCAGGCACCATGCACTGCATACGGATTCCCGCCGTTGCCGCCGCCCTGGCCGAGCATCGCCGCTCCTGGTTCACCGCCCTGCTCAGTCCGGCACGACACAGCTTCGCCGCGATGCGCAGCCGCGGTGGCGTCACGCGCTGGATTCCCGCCACGGCGAGCTGATCCGGCTCAGTTCTATTCGGACCGCATTGTGCCGTTCCGAAATTCGATTTCCGCCCGCTGATGCGGGCGGTTCATCGCGGAGATGAAATCGAATCCTTCGGGCACAGCCGGCCTGCGTCAATTCACCGGCAATCGGCAGGCGATATCTCGATCGCTCGATTCTCGTGCGGCCCTGTCCGCCTATCGCGGGTACGGCCCGGGTCCGGTTCAGACCAGTCCGCTGGGCCGGCGCCGAGTACCGGGCTCCTGGCTCGGCATGACGTTGGGCGGGACCGGATAGGCAATTCCGGAGCCGGCCGTGCCGAGCGCGATATTCGGCCCGCACTGTGCCAGTGCCGCATCGGATTTCGCCTTGGGATCGGTGATGCGCGGGGGCGCGATGTCGGGCGCCGAGGCAAAATCGAAGGCCGAGGTCATATCTCCGGTGACGCTGCGCCGCCACGCCGTCAGATTCGGGACGTCGACACCGAACC
The genomic region above belongs to Nocardia spumae and contains:
- the coaE gene encoding dephospho-CoA kinase; the encoded protein is MLRIGLTGGMGAGKSTVARLLVERGAVLVDSDAIAREVVEPGTEGLAALVEAFGAGILSEDGSLNRPALAAVAFADEQSRMTLNSITHPLVGRRTTELIAAAPADAVVVQDIPLLVENGLGAMMNLVVVVMADEDLRVHRLEQFRGVSRDDALARIKAQASDDQRRAAADVLLDNNSDAADLAPRVHALWEQRLVPFERNARTRTPARNTGGIRLVDPDPSWPAQAQRLIGRLWLACGADARAIDHIGSTAVPGLAAEDVIDIQITVADPATADGLRDRLADAGFPRQDSIVGDDPKSTPQDPSGTDADLWATRLHGNADPGRLANIHVRVDGSPGQRFALDLRDWLRADAVARTDFLTVERRAEAAATGLEGAAAIEAYLSVTEPWLDEIYPRVPRS